CGCCGGTATCGGCCTGTTCGTCGGGCTCGGAGGCCATCGCACACGCATGGCGCCAGATCGTCATGGGCGACGCCGATTTCGCGGTCTGCGGTGGCGTCGAGGGCAACATCGAGGCACTGCCGATCGCGGCGTTCTCGATGATGCGCGCGATGTCGACGAACAACGAGAACCCCGAGGGCGCGTCTCGTCCGTTCGACAAGAACCGTGACGGCTTCGTGTTCGGCGAGGCCGGCGCGATGATGATCATCGAGACCGAGGAGCACGCCAAGGCCCGTGGCGCCAAGCCGCTGGCCCGGTTGATGGGTGCCGGCATCACGTCGGACGCGTTCCACATGGTGGCTCCGGCCGCCGACGGTGTTCGCGCCGGACGTGCGATGGCGCGGTCGCTGGAATTGGCGGGCTTGTCCCCCAAGGACGTCGACCACATCAACGCGCACGCCACGGCCACCCCGATCGGTGACACCGCCGAGGCCAACGCCATCCGCGTCGCGGGTGTCGAGCAGGCCGCGGTCTACGCACCCAAGGGCGCGCTCGGTCACTCCATCGGCGCCGTCGGCGCACTGGAGTCGATCCTGACGGTTCTCGCACTGCGCGATGGCGTCATTCCGCCGACACTTAACTACACCACCCCCGACCCCGAGATCGACCTGGACGTCGTTGCGGGCGAGCCGCGTTATGGCGAATACCAGTACGCCATCAACAACTCGTTCGGCTTCGGCGGACACAACGTCGCTTTGGCCTTCGGGCGGTACTGACAATTTCACGAAAGGCGCGTTCGTAGGGCCCATGACCACATCGTCAAAGTTGGCTACGGGGAACGGTTTCCCCAACGTCGTCGTCACCGGCGTCGCGATGACGACTGCCGTGGCAACGGATGCCGAAAACACGTGGAAGATGCTGCTGGACGGACAAAGCGGGATCCGTACCCTCGACGACCCGTTCGTCGAGGAGTACGACCTGCCGGTCCGCATCGGCGGTCACCTTCTCGAGGAGTTCGACACTCAGTTGAACCGCGTCGAGGCGCGGCGCATGGGTTACCTGCAGAAAATGGCCACCGTGCTGAACCGGCGGGTGTGGGAGAACGCCGGTTCGCCGGAGGTGGAC
The sequence above is a segment of the Candidatus Mycobacterium wuenschmannii genome. Coding sequences within it:
- the kasA gene encoding 3-oxoacyl-ACP synthase KasA, translating into MTKPSTANGGYPNVVVTAVEATTSIAPDIEGTWKGLLAGESGIRVLEDEFVTKWDLPVKIGGHLKEAVDDHMGRLDLRRMSYVQRLAKHLSGQLWESAGSPEVDPDRFAVVIGTGLGGAEKIVETYDLMNEGGPRKVSPLAVQMIMPNGAAAVVGLQLGARAGVVTPVSACSSGSEAIAHAWRQIVMGDADFAVCGGVEGNIEALPIAAFSMMRAMSTNNENPEGASRPFDKNRDGFVFGEAGAMMIIETEEHAKARGAKPLARLMGAGITSDAFHMVAPAADGVRAGRAMARSLELAGLSPKDVDHINAHATATPIGDTAEANAIRVAGVEQAAVYAPKGALGHSIGAVGALESILTVLALRDGVIPPTLNYTTPDPEIDLDVVAGEPRYGEYQYAINNSFGFGGHNVALAFGRY